The following are from one region of the Capsicum annuum cultivar UCD-10X-F1 chromosome 1, UCD10Xv1.1, whole genome shotgun sequence genome:
- the LOC107839670 gene encoding uncharacterized protein LOC107839670 isoform X2, with the protein MAALSCSVSLSFPISKLQLPRKYRRLHITLASSSASPAMPSHESSSLSTQSGSSVLSSPTVPLVESTKTPQNGFARFVQNTETTVERTIFDFRFLAFLAIGGSLAGSLLCFLNGCVYIIDAYKVYWTSCVNGIHTGKMVLRLVEAIDVYLAGTVMFIFGMGLYGLFIANASPTADRALKQSSLFGMFALKERPKWMKISSLDELKTKVGHVIVMILLVKMFERSKMVPIASGTDLLSYSVCIFLSSASLYILHNLHKSE; encoded by the exons ATGGCTGCATTAAGTTGTTCTGTTTCACTATCATTTCCCATATCTAAACTTCAACTTCCAAGAAAATACAGACGCTTGCATATTACACTTGCATCATCATCAGCATCACCAGCTATGCCTTCTCATGAATCATCTTCATTATCTACGCAAAGTGGAAGTAGTGTATTATCCTCACCAACAGTGCCATTAGTTGAGTCTACTAAAACACCACAAAATGGATTTGCTAGATTTGTTCAGAACACTGAGACAACTGTTGAAAGG ACAATATTTGACTTCCGGTTTCTGGCATTCCTTGCTATCGGAGGTTCATTGGCTGGTTCCCTGCTCTGCTTCCTCAAT GGCTGTGTCTACATTATTGACGCTTACAAGGTTTACTGGACGAGCTGTGTGAACGGAATACACACAGGGAAAATGGTTCTGCGATTGGTTGAAGCTATAG ATGTTTATCTTGCTGGGACAGTGATGTTCATCTTCGGGATGGGCTTGTATGGATTGTTTATCGCTAATGCCTCTCCAACTGCCGACCGTGCCCTCAAGCAATCTTCCTTGTTTGGGATGTTTGCTCTGAAG GAGAGGCCAAAATGGATGAAGATCAGTTCACTTGATGAACTAAAAACCAAAGTGGGACATGTAATTGTCATGATACTTCTTGTCAAGATGTTCGAGAGGAGCAAGATGGTCCCAATAGCCAGTGGTACTGATCTATTGAGCTACTCCGTGTGTATTTTCTTGTCATCGGCTTCCTTGTATATTCTCCATAATTTGCACAAGTCAGAATAA
- the LOC107839670 gene encoding uncharacterized protein LOC107839670 isoform X1 yields the protein MAALSCSVSLSFPISKLQLPRKYRRLHITLASSSASPAMPSHESSSLSTQSGSSVLSSPTVPLVESTKTPQNGFARFVQNTETTVERTIFDFRFLAFLAIGGSLAGSLLCFLNGCVYIIDAYKVYWTSCVNGIHTGKMVLRLVEAIDVYLAGTVMFIFGMGLYGLFIANASPTADRALKQSSLFGMFALKLMVPMQERPKWMKISSLDELKTKVGHVIVMILLVKMFERSKMVPIASGTDLLSYSVCIFLSSASLYILHNLHKSE from the exons ATGGCTGCATTAAGTTGTTCTGTTTCACTATCATTTCCCATATCTAAACTTCAACTTCCAAGAAAATACAGACGCTTGCATATTACACTTGCATCATCATCAGCATCACCAGCTATGCCTTCTCATGAATCATCTTCATTATCTACGCAAAGTGGAAGTAGTGTATTATCCTCACCAACAGTGCCATTAGTTGAGTCTACTAAAACACCACAAAATGGATTTGCTAGATTTGTTCAGAACACTGAGACAACTGTTGAAAGG ACAATATTTGACTTCCGGTTTCTGGCATTCCTTGCTATCGGAGGTTCATTGGCTGGTTCCCTGCTCTGCTTCCTCAAT GGCTGTGTCTACATTATTGACGCTTACAAGGTTTACTGGACGAGCTGTGTGAACGGAATACACACAGGGAAAATGGTTCTGCGATTGGTTGAAGCTATAG ATGTTTATCTTGCTGGGACAGTGATGTTCATCTTCGGGATGGGCTTGTATGGATTGTTTATCGCTAATGCCTCTCCAACTGCCGACCGTGCCCTCAAGCAATCTTCCTTGTTTGGGATGTTTGCTCTGAAG TTAATGGTGCCAATGCAGGAGAGGCCAAAATGGATGAAGATCAGTTCACTTGATGAACTAAAAACCAAAGTGGGACATGTAATTGTCATGATACTTCTTGTCAAGATGTTCGAGAGGAGCAAGATGGTCCCAATAGCCAGTGGTACTGATCTATTGAGCTACTCCGTGTGTATTTTCTTGTCATCGGCTTCCTTGTATATTCTCCATAATTTGCACAAGTCAGAATAA